A single region of the Tigriopus californicus strain San Diego chromosome 8, Tcal_SD_v2.1, whole genome shotgun sequence genome encodes:
- the LOC131885839 gene encoding suppressor of cytokine signaling 6-like yields the protein MTTAGPPSGLDDWAQRWVRHLVRQAVTELSRPLAADPMTSPSPVPPGVAAQVKKSGRTWRRHLPAWLPTPRRFRLWPHWPRPRSEAQSGSVESLGGPGTRALPPVPDPPHLSGLARHTHSEAGLAAAGRLGSAWDLPATASDTPYIPEEEDLLAVTSTEPSSGVDFSRSIEMVKSYGWYWGPISGGAAERLLKNEPVGSFLVRDSSDDHYLFSLSFKLNNEVRHVRIEHDHGNFSFGTFTTFKSNTIVNFIENAVEHSRSGRYLFFLHRRPILGPMRVQLLNPVSRFKRVQSLQHQCRFVILQLVPRDLLSTLPLPNSLTDFLNTPFYYSELIANEAKLQPLSRNTNAVVVDNNDQL from the exons ATGACCACGGCGGGACCGCCTTCTGGTTTGGACGACTGGGCCCAACGATGGGTCAGGCATCTCGTGCGTCAAGCCGTAACCGAGTTGTCTCGACCCTTAGCCGCTGACCCCATGACCTCGCCCTCACCCGTGCCGCCCGGGGTGGCGGCACAGGTGAAAAAGTCAGGCCGGACTTGGCGACGCCATTTACCGGCCTGGTTGCCCACGCCCCGCCGGTTTCGTCTTTGGCCCCACTGGCCACGTCCTCGATCGGAGGCTCAATCGGGTTCGGTCGAGTCATTGGGCGGTCCGGGCACGCGGGCCTTGCCGCCCGTGCCGGATCCACCCCATCTATCCGGGTTAGCCCGCCATACCCACTCTGAAGCGGGGTTGGCAGCGGCAGGCCGGTTGGGATCGGCCTGGGACCTGCCCGCTACCGCCTCCGACACGCCTTATATACCTGAGGAAGAGGATTTGCTGGCCGTGACCTCGACGGAGCCGTCCAGTGGCGTGGACTTTTCCCGCTCGATTGAGATGGTCAAGAGT TATGGATGGTATTGGGGTCCGATTTCGGGTGGAGCGGCGGAGCGGTTGCTGAAAAACGAGCCCGTGGGCTCGTTTCTGGTGCGGGATAGCAGCGACGATCATTACCTCTTTAGTTTGTCCTTCAAGCTCAACAACGAAGTGCGGCACGTCCGAATTGAGCACGATCATG GTAACTTCAGTTTCGGTACCTTCACCACCTTCAAAAGCAACACCATTGTCAACTTTATCGAGAATGCGGTCGAGCATTCTCGTTCGGGTCGTTacctcttcttccttcacCGCCGACCGATCCTCGGTCCCATGCGCGTCCAATTGTTGAACCCGGTGTCCAGATTCAAGCGCGTCCAAAGTCTCCAGCATCAATGCAG ATTTGTCATCCTCCAGCTCGTGCCCAGAGACCTTCTGAGCACGTTGCCGCTCCCAAATAGTCTCACGGATTTTTTAAATACGCCGTTTTATTATTCAGAATTGATTGCCAACGAAGCCAAGCTTCAGCCACTAAGTCGAAACACaaatgctgttgttgttgataatAACGATCAATTATAA